One Fusobacterium nucleatum genomic window carries:
- a CDS encoding site-specific integrase, with the protein MRRENGTGTIYKVKDRKLRKPFKVIVVTGYDLETGNPKRKVLGYYAKASEANEALANYVKNKDTYDLKRLTVKDIFERWWAIHEPKIKPNTIEHYQVSYNRYISKIKDRIFSELKTIDLQDFFDKEIKTWSSQYHAKVVLRGMYKYALKYEIVDKDYSALVELIKRERVITRKIFTENEREILFNLDNRICKVLCVLIYTGLRIEEFLSLRREDIENNFIFLKQSKTSAGVRAIPIHNKIRNIVDSFLSENMLFLFTWKGVNKKANYDTFRMNFKKVMEELGMDHTIHDTRHTFASMLNKAGANDVVISNLAGHEDKEFTKKIYTHTELDELEEAIKLLQ; encoded by the coding sequence ATGAGAAGAGAAAATGGTACTGGAACAATATATAAAGTGAAAGATAGAAAGTTAAGAAAGCCATTTAAGGTTATAGTTGTAACTGGATATGATTTAGAAACTGGGAATCCAAAAAGAAAAGTTTTAGGATATTATGCTAAAGCATCTGAAGCTAACGAGGCTTTAGCTAATTATGTAAAGAATAAAGATACTTATGATTTGAAAAGACTAACTGTAAAAGATATATTTGAGAGATGGTGGGCTATTCATGAGCCAAAAATAAAACCAAATACAATAGAACATTATCAAGTATCTTACAATAGGTATATTTCAAAAATAAAAGATAGAATTTTTTCAGAATTAAAAACAATAGATCTTCAAGATTTTTTTGATAAAGAAATTAAAACTTGGTCATCTCAATATCATGCAAAAGTGGTATTAAGAGGCATGTACAAATATGCTCTGAAGTATGAAATAGTTGACAAAGACTATTCTGCATTAGTAGAGTTAATTAAAAGAGAAAGAGTTATCACTAGAAAAATATTTACAGAAAATGAAAGGGAAATATTATTTAATTTAGATAATAGGATATGTAAAGTACTATGCGTTTTAATATATACAGGATTAAGAATAGAGGAGTTCTTATCTTTAAGAAGAGAGGATATTGAAAATAATTTTATCTTTTTAAAACAGTCAAAAACATCAGCTGGAGTTAGAGCTATCCCAATTCACAATAAAATAAGAAATATTGTAGATTCATTTTTGAGTGAGAATATGTTATTTTTGTTTACATGGAAAGGGGTAAATAAAAAAGCTAATTATGATACATTTAGAATGAATTTTAAAAAAGTTATGGAAGAGTTAGGAATGGATCATACGATTCATGACACCCGTCATACTTTTGCAAGTATGTTAAACAAAGCTGGTGCGAATGATGTAGTAATATCAAATTTAGCAGGACATGAAGATAAAGAATTTACTAAAAAAATTTACACTCATACTGAGTTAGATGAATTAGAAGAAGCAATAAAACTTTTACAATAA
- a CDS encoding DUF368 domain-containing protein — translation MILLFFKSIIIGIANIIPGVSGGTLAVMLNVYDPITEKIGNFFLVDRKTKVSYFFYLLVVLLGAGTGIFLFANIIKYSITNYPKITVTVFTLLILPSIPYIVKGLDYKKKKNILAFCYGAIVMIIFILLGLKYGDKTTGAVTIQLVEGVCFTRGYLLKLLFCGIIAAGAMIIPGISGSLLLMMLGEYYNVVYLISSLVSSLKERSFAILTPLIVLALGIGIGLVAFSKGINYLLKNHREFTLFFIEGIITFSIIQMWLSI, via the coding sequence ATGATATTACTTTTTTTTAAATCAATAATTATTGGTATTGCTAATATAATTCCTGGTGTTTCTGGTGGAACATTAGCCGTTATGTTAAATGTATATGATCCTATCACTGAAAAAATAGGAAATTTTTTCTTAGTTGATAGAAAAACTAAGGTTTCTTATTTTTTCTATTTACTTGTAGTTCTACTTGGAGCAGGAACAGGAATTTTCCTATTTGCAAATATTATAAAATATTCTATAACTAATTACCCTAAAATTACAGTAACAGTATTTACTTTACTTATATTGCCATCTATTCCTTATATAGTTAAAGGATTAGATTATAAGAAAAAGAAAAATATATTGGCTTTCTGTTATGGAGCTATAGTTATGATAATTTTTATTCTTCTTGGATTAAAATATGGAGATAAAACAACAGGTGCAGTTACTATACAATTAGTTGAAGGAGTATGTTTTACAAGAGGATATTTACTAAAATTACTTTTCTGTGGGATTATTGCAGCAGGAGCTATGATTATACCAGGTATTTCAGGTTCATTACTACTTATGATGTTAGGTGAATATTACAATGTAGTTTATTTAATTTCTTCACTTGTTTCTTCTTTAAAGGAAAGATCTTTTGCAATTTTGACACCTTTGATAGTATTAGCCTTAGGTATTGGAATAGGTTTAGTTGCCTTCTCAAAAGGAATAAATTATTTACTTAAAAATCATAGAGAATTCACATTATTCTTTATAGAAGGAATTATTACCTTCTCTATCATTCAAATGTGGTTAAGTATATAA
- the lgt gene encoding prolipoprotein diacylglyceryl transferase produces MNPVFLKIGPIELHYYGLMYAIAFFVGISLGKKIAKERNFDLDLVENYAFVAIISGLIGGRLYYVLFNLPYYLQNPLEIPAVWHGGMAIHGGILGGIIGTLIFAKIKKINPLILGDFAAGPFIMGQAIGRIGNFMNGEVHGVPTFTPFSVIFNFKPKFYEWYNYYQSLSISDKANYPELVPWGVVFPTSSPAGSEFPNLPLHPAMLYEMVLNLIGFFIIWFILRKRENKAPGYLWWWYIIIYSINRVIVSFFRVEDLMFFNFRAPHVISIILIAVSIFFLKKDNKKIF; encoded by the coding sequence ATGAATCCAGTATTTTTAAAAATAGGTCCTATTGAGCTACATTATTATGGACTTATGTATGCAATAGCGTTTTTTGTTGGTATTAGTCTTGGAAAAAAAATTGCAAAGGAAAGAAATTTTGACCTTGATTTAGTTGAAAATTATGCTTTTGTTGCTATTATTTCAGGGCTTATAGGTGGAAGACTTTACTATGTTTTATTTAATCTTCCTTATTATTTACAAAACCCTCTTGAAATTCCTGCTGTTTGGCATGGTGGAATGGCAATACATGGAGGTATATTAGGAGGAATTATTGGAACACTTATCTTTGCAAAAATAAAAAAAATAAATCCTTTAATTTTAGGAGATTTTGCAGCAGGACCGTTTATTATGGGGCAGGCTATTGGAAGAATAGGAAATTTTATGAATGGAGAGGTTCATGGAGTTCCAACTTTTACACCATTCTCTGTTATATTTAATTTTAAACCTAAATTCTATGAATGGTATAATTATTATCAATCATTATCTATTTCAGATAAAGCAAATTATCCTGAACTTGTTCCTTGGGGAGTTGTATTTCCTACCTCATCTCCAGCTGGAAGTGAATTTCCAAACTTACCATTACACCCAGCTATGTTATATGAAATGGTTTTAAATCTAATTGGTTTCTTTATAATTTGGTTTATTTTAAGAAAGAGAGAAAATAAAGCACCTGGTTATTTATGGTGGTGGTATATAATAATTTATTCTATAAATAGAGTTATAGTAAGTTTCTTTAGAGTAGAAGATTTAATGTTCTTTAATTTCAGAGCACCTCATGTAATAAGTATTATATTAATTGCAGTTTCAATTTTCTTCTTAAAGAAAGATAATAAAAAAATATTTTAA
- a CDS encoding YHYH domain-containing protein, giving the protein MKKKLFTLFVLLSLLAFSHPGRTDANGGHRDRKNGSYHYHHGYPAHDHPNGVCPYESPKSTSNKSMSKAEIKKNLETLGYYGNNAIAEFQKDNGLVADGVAGKRTVKRIRERLEE; this is encoded by the coding sequence ATGAAGAAAAAACTATTTACATTATTCGTTTTGTTATCGCTATTAGCATTTTCACATCCAGGTAGAACTGATGCAAATGGAGGACATCGTGACAGAAAGAATGGTAGCTATCACTATCATCATGGTTATCCTGCTCATGACCACCCAAATGGAGTATGTCCTTATGAAAGTCCGAAATCTACAAGTAATAAATCTATGTCTAAAGCAGAGATTAAAAAGAACTTAGAAACACTTGGTTATTATGGAAATAATGCTATTGCAGAGTTTCAAAAAGATAATGGACTTGTTGCAGATGGGGTTGCTGGAAAAAGGACTGTTAAAAGGATTAGGGAAAGGTTGGAGGAGTAA
- a CDS encoding transposase has translation MISFLNIQDDNISFSEENYCHIIQKVNYVIKVFKGFLKSNYCSCTYCNSKNIVKNGSRERNIKFIPFQNYNVELNLSVLKSTNLSISSVQRIMDECYSDFKVNKDHLPETICIDEFKSVKNIDGTMSFVFADYQTKNIIDIVEARRLNSLTEYFSRFSLEARNNVKYICMDMYSPYISLVKSIFPESEIVLDKFHIVNLVSRAFNQTRISIMNSLKDDSLKRKLKLFWKLLQKYYPDLCQELYYCSSFKDFKKYMKYIENMFKSNITNGLIEGLNNKIKSIKRTAFGYSNFSNFKKRILIQAGIISISAQFFNSIK, from the coding sequence GTGATTTCATTTTTAAATATTCAAGATGATAATATTTCTTTTTCAGAAGAAAATTATTGTCATATCATTCAAAAAGTTAATTATGTAATTAAAGTTTTTAAAGGATTTCTTAAATCTAACTATTGTTCTTGCACTTATTGTAACTCTAAAAATATTGTTAAAAATGGTTCTAGAGAACGTAATATTAAATTTATTCCTTTTCAAAATTACAATGTTGAACTTAATCTTAGTGTACTAAAAAGTACAAATCTTTCTATTTCTTCAGTTCAAAGAATTATGGATGAGTGTTACTCTGATTTTAAGGTTAATAAAGACCATTTACCTGAAACTATATGCATTGATGAGTTTAAGTCAGTTAAAAATATTGATGGCACTATGTCTTTTGTTTTTGCTGATTATCAAACTAAAAATATTATTGATATTGTTGAAGCTAGAAGATTAAATTCCTTAACAGAATATTTTTCAAGATTTTCACTTGAAGCTAGGAATAATGTAAAATATATCTGTATGGATATGTATTCTCCATATATTAGTTTAGTAAAATCTATTTTTCCTGAGTCTGAGATAGTATTAGATAAGTTTCATATTGTTAATCTAGTTAGTAGAGCTTTTAACCAAACTAGAATATCCATTATGAATTCTCTTAAAGATGATTCATTAAAAAGAAAATTAAAACTATTTTGGAAATTACTCCAAAAATATTATCCTGACCTTTGTCAAGAACTATATTATTGTTCAAGTTTTAAAGACTTTAAAAAATATATGAAATATATTGAAAATATGTTTAAATCAAACATTACAAATGGTTTGATAGAAGGTTTAAACAATAAAATTAAGTCAATAAAGAGAACAGCATTTGGATATTCAAATTTTAGTAATTTTAAAAAGCGCATATTAATTCAAGCAGGAATTATATCAATTAGTGCTCAATTTTTTAATTCAATAAAGTGA
- a CDS encoding WYL domain-containing protein, with product MKDIRLLELYDRLLKNADIDIKKYAEENKINIRTAERDIKTIRNFLAKKNKTKLIHNSKKKKYQLTYTEDSVNLTKSEMLAISKILLASRAFLKDEISLIIDKIVKQCGSEEDLKSIQNLLNNEKYHYVELQHKKSFINNIWSFGQAIKNKKKLEISYKKLDGKIVKRIVNPVGLMFSEFYFYLLAHIENIDKEKHFDNKDDEYPTIYRVDRIEDFDVLNEKFIPTLYTNRFQEGKFRKQVQFMTGGRLRTIKFIYKGTSIEALLDKIPTAKVLEKNKDTYLISAQVFGNGIDRWILSQGDAIEVIEDN from the coding sequence GTGAAAGATATAAGATTACTAGAACTATATGACAGATTGTTAAAAAATGCAGATATAGATATCAAAAAATATGCAGAAGAAAATAAAATTAATATTAGAACAGCCGAAAGAGATATAAAAACTATTCGTAATTTTTTAGCTAAAAAGAATAAGACAAAACTTATCCATAATTCAAAAAAGAAAAAATATCAATTAACTTATACAGAAGATAGTGTAAATTTAACTAAAAGTGAAATGCTAGCTATTTCAAAAATACTTTTGGCAAGTAGAGCATTTTTAAAAGATGAAATTTCTTTAATAATAGATAAAATTGTAAAACAATGTGGTTCAGAGGAAGATTTAAAATCAATACAAAATCTACTTAATAATGAAAAATATCATTATGTGGAATTACAACATAAGAAATCTTTTATCAATAATATTTGGAGTTTTGGACAAGCTATAAAAAATAAAAAGAAATTAGAAATATCATATAAAAAACTGGATGGAAAAATCGTAAAAAGAATAGTAAATCCTGTTGGTCTTATGTTTTCTGAATTTTATTTTTATCTTTTAGCACATATTGAAAATATTGATAAAGAAAAACATTTTGATAATAAAGATGATGAATATCCCACTATTTATAGAGTTGATAGAATAGAAGATTTTGATGTTTTAAATGAAAAATTTATTCCTACCTTATATACAAATAGATTTCAAGAAGGAAAATTTAGAAAACAAGTACAGTTTATGACAGGTGGTAGATTAAGAACAATTAAATTTATTTATAAAGGAACTTCAATAGAAGCATTACTTGATAAAATTCCAACAGCAAAAGTTTTAGAAAAAAATAAGGATACTTATTTAATTTCTGCTCAAGTTTTTGGAAATGGTATTGATAGGTGGATACTTAGTCAAGGGGATGCTATTGAAGTTATTGAGGATAATTAA
- the murI gene encoding glutamate racemase: protein MNKKNCKIGVFDSGLGGVTVLKSLLKDLPYEEYIYYGDSGNAPYGSGKTKEEIQNLCTKIMDFLIENNCKVIVIACNTATVAALEYLKENYSIPIIGIIDSGSKIAIKNSTLKKVAVFSTEFTANSNAYKNTIQKYDKDFEVTQIACIEFCPMIEKGWETFQDNQEILEKYINKIPTDVDALVLGCTHYPIIKDYIEKKFNKKILDPAVGLSFELKELLKKLDIVNDNNVKKKPVFFTTGEIDKFKLTAEKFLGEEIEVYKIPK, encoded by the coding sequence ATGAACAAAAAAAATTGTAAAATAGGTGTTTTTGATTCAGGTTTAGGTGGAGTAACTGTTTTAAAGAGTTTATTAAAAGATTTACCTTATGAAGAATATATTTATTATGGAGATAGTGGAAATGCACCATATGGTAGTGGAAAAACAAAAGAAGAAATACAAAACTTATGTACAAAAATTATGGATTTTTTAATTGAAAATAATTGTAAAGTAATTGTTATAGCATGTAATACAGCAACAGTAGCTGCTCTAGAATATTTAAAAGAAAATTACTCTATTCCTATAATTGGCATTATAGATTCTGGTTCAAAAATTGCTATCAAGAATTCTACTTTAAAAAAAGTTGCAGTATTTTCAACAGAGTTTACAGCAAATTCAAATGCTTATAAAAATACAATACAAAAATATGATAAAGATTTTGAAGTTACTCAAATAGCTTGTATAGAATTTTGTCCTATGATAGAAAAAGGTTGGGAAACATTTCAAGATAATCAAGAAATTTTAGAAAAATATATAAATAAAATTCCAACTGATGTTGATGCATTAGTTTTAGGTTGTACTCATTATCCAATTATAAAAGACTATATAGAAAAGAAATTTAATAAAAAAATATTAGATCCTGCTGTTGGACTATCATTTGAATTAAAAGAATTATTGAAAAAACTAGATATTGTTAATGATAATAATGTAAAAAAGAAACCAGTATTTTTTACTACAGGAGAGATAGATAAATTTAAACTAACTGCAGAAAAATTTTTAGGTGAAGAAATAGAAGTTTATAAAATTCCTAAATAA
- a CDS encoding alanine racemase, translating to MNTSFYVSLDKDALYHNIEYLREYKQKELLPVIKANAYGHNSLLIAKALYDFNIKTWAVARFSEAITIIEYMMENFSINDFKILVFESLGDDYSFLEKYPEICPTINSIKDLKNALANNISIDRLSLKIDFGFGRNGIKAEEVDELKNLIKFNSLKFLGIFSHLFSATYTDGLEVIKKFTEVVNKLGRDNFEMVHLQNAAGIYNYDVEVVTHIRTGMLTYGLQEAGFYDHDLKPVFTGLIGYVDSVRYVNELNYVAYEDLSSISPKTKKIAKIKIGYGDGFPKANNKTTCLIKKKEYVISQVTMDNTFIEVDDRVNTGDKVHLYHRPNEMKMRTGLSMLEALIAISPLRIKRIFEGEEN from the coding sequence ATGAATACTTCTTTTTATGTTTCTTTGGATAAAGATGCTTTATATCACAATATTGAATATTTAAGAGAATACAAACAAAAGGAATTGTTGCCAGTTATAAAAGCTAATGCTTATGGACATAACTCTCTTTTAATTGCAAAAGCACTATATGATTTTAATATTAAAACTTGGGCAGTAGCAAGATTTTCTGAAGCTATAACTATTATAGAATATATGATGGAAAATTTTTCTATAAATGACTTTAAAATATTAGTTTTTGAATCACTTGGTGATGATTATTCATTTCTTGAAAAATATCCTGAAATTTGTCCTACTATTAATAGTATTAAAGATTTAAAAAATGCTTTGGCTAATAATATCTCAATAGATAGATTATCTTTAAAAATTGATTTTGGCTTTGGTAGAAATGGAATTAAAGCTGAAGAAGTTGATGAATTAAAAAATCTTATTAAATTTAATAGTTTAAAATTTTTAGGTATTTTTTCTCATCTATTTTCTGCAACATATACTGATGGTTTAGAAGTTATTAAAAAATTTACAGAAGTTGTGAATAAATTAGGTAGAGATAATTTTGAGATGGTACATCTTCAAAATGCAGCAGGAATTTATAACTATGATGTTGAAGTTGTAACACATATAAGAACTGGAATGTTAACTTATGGTTTACAAGAAGCAGGGTTTTATGACCATGATTTAAAACCAGTTTTTACAGGACTTATTGGTTATGTAGATTCTGTTAGATATGTTAATGAATTAAATTATGTTGCCTATGAAGATTTAAGTTCTATAAGTCCTAAAACTAAAAAAATTGCAAAAATTAAAATTGGTTATGGTGATGGTTTTCCAAAAGCTAATAATAAAACCACTTGTCTTATAAAAAAGAAAGAGTATGTTATTTCACAAGTTACTATGGATAATACTTTTATTGAAGTTGATGATAGAGTCAATACTGGAGATAAAGTGCATTTATATCATAGACCTAATGAAATGAAAATGAGAACAGGTTTAAGTATGTTAGAAGCTTTAATAGCTATATCACCACTTAGAATTAAAAGAATTTTTGAAGGAGAAGAGAATTAA
- a CDS encoding ImmA/IrrE family metallo-endopeptidase — translation MIYEYNPDYEGAKQLAYEVLIKYSSSEIPIDLRTIIKKYRNIRMISFSKFMKIMNLSYEDLVDKFGSEHGFTIYDELEDKYMIVYNEMDSIEVQRWTQGHELGHILKGHLKSEEYTLIHYNHGKHPMEQEANTFAKHLLVPFPLVNLLAQSFSNKTISQWDIIFLFNVSDITAYYIIEHLRKLYFIPSVFLLENKFKDAIYRYVKNSGREFNIS, via the coding sequence ATGATATATGAATATAATCCAGATTATGAAGGTGCAAAACAGTTAGCATATGAAGTTTTAATAAAATATTCTAGTTCTGAAATTCCAATAGATTTAAGAACTATTATTAAAAAATATAGAAATATTAGGATGATTTCATTTTCAAAATTTATGAAAATTATGAATTTAAGTTATGAAGACCTTGTAGATAAATTTGGTTCAGAACATGGTTTTACAATATATGATGAACTTGAAGATAAATATATGATTGTTTATAATGAAATGGATTCTATAGAAGTTCAAAGATGGACTCAAGGACATGAATTAGGACATATTTTAAAAGGGCATTTAAAAAGTGAAGAATATACTCTAATTCATTATAATCATGGAAAACATCCTATGGAACAAGAAGCTAATACCTTTGCAAAACATTTATTAGTTCCTTTTCCATTGGTTAATTTATTAGCTCAATCATTTTCAAATAAAACTATATCTCAATGGGATATTATATTTTTATTTAATGTAAGTGATATTACTGCTTATTATATAATTGAACATCTTAGAAAATTATATTTCATACCATCAGTTTTTTTATTAGAAAATAAATTTAAAGATGCTATATATAGATATGTTAAAAATAGTGGTCGAGAATTTAATATCAGTTAA
- a CDS encoding acetyl-CoA C-acetyltransferase, with translation MSKVYVVAAKRTAIGSFLGTLSPLKPGELGAKVVKNIIEETGIDPANIDEVIVGNVLSAGQAQGVGRQVAIKAGVPYEVPAYSVNIICGSGMKSVITAFSNIKAGEADLVIAGGTESMSGAGFILSGAIRGGHKMADLTMKDHMILDALTDAYHNIHMGITAENIAEKYGITREEQDAFALESQKKAVAAVDAGKFKDEIVPVVIPNKKGDITFDTDEYPNRKTDAEKLAKLKPAFKKDGSVTAGNASGLNDGASFLMLASEEAVKKYNLKPLVEIISTGTGGVDPLIMGMGPVPAIRKALKKAELKLQDMQLIELNEAFAAQSLGVIKELCNEHGVDANWFKDKTNVNGGAIALGHPVGASGNRITVTLIHEMKKRGVEYGLASLCIGGGMGTALVLKNVK, from the coding sequence ATGAGTAAGGTTTATGTAGTTGCAGCTAAAAGAACTGCTATTGGAAGTTTTTTAGGTACTTTATCACCTTTAAAACCAGGTGAATTAGGAGCAAAAGTAGTAAAGAATATCATTGAAGAAACAGGAATTGATCCTGCTAATATTGACGAAGTTATAGTTGGAAATGTTTTAAGTGCAGGGCAAGCTCAAGGGGTTGGAAGACAAGTAGCTATAAAAGCTGGTGTTCCTTATGAAGTTCCAGCATATTCTGTGAATATAATTTGTGGAAGTGGAATGAAATCAGTTATAACAGCTTTCTCTAATATTAAAGCTGGAGAAGCAGATTTAGTAATAGCTGGAGGAACAGAATCTATGTCTGGTGCAGGTTTCATATTATCTGGAGCAATAAGAGGTGGACATAAGATGGCTGATCTTACTATGAAAGATCATATGATATTAGATGCTTTAACAGATGCTTACCATAATATTCATATGGGAATAACTGCTGAAAATATAGCAGAAAAATATGGAATAACTAGAGAAGAACAAGATGCTTTTGCATTAGAATCTCAAAAGAAAGCTGTTGCAGCTGTTGATGCTGGAAAATTTAAAGATGAAATAGTTCCAGTTGTTATCCCTAATAAAAAAGGAGATATTACATTTGATACAGATGAATATCCAAATAGAAAAACAGATGCTGAAAAATTAGCTAAATTAAAACCTGCTTTCAAAAAAGATGGTTCAGTTACAGCAGGAAATGCTTCTGGACTTAATGATGGAGCTTCATTCTTAATGTTGGCATCAGAAGAAGCAGTTAAAAAATATAATTTAAAACCATTAGTTGAAATAATTTCAACAGGTACAGGAGGAGTAGATCCTTTAATAATGGGTATGGGACCAGTTCCTGCAATTAGAAAAGCTTTAAAGAAAGCTGAATTAAAATTACAAGATATGCAATTAATAGAACTTAACGAAGCTTTTGCTGCTCAATCTTTAGGAGTTATTAAAGAACTTTGTAATGAACACGGAGTAGATGCTAATTGGTTCAAAGATAAAACAAACGTAAATGGTGGAGCAATAGCTTTAGGACACCCAGTTGGAGCTTCTGGAAACAGAATAACTGTTACATTAATCCATGAAATGAAAAAAAGAGGAGTGGAATATGGTCTAGCTTCTCTATGTATAGGTGGAGGAATGGGGACTGCTCTAGTTCTTAAAAATGTAAAATAG
- a CDS encoding helix-turn-helix transcriptional regulator, with amino-acid sequence MENKQNGYLKLKAYFVENGIKQSDVADLLDLSRSAFNSKLNRNKADFTLKQVRLICKTYGISASEFFLP; translated from the coding sequence ATGGAAAATAAACAAAATGGATATCTGAAATTAAAAGCCTACTTTGTAGAAAATGGTATTAAACAATCTGACGTAGCAGATCTTTTAGATTTATCTAGATCAGCTTTCAACTCAAAATTAAATAGAAATAAAGCTGATTTTACGCTAAAACAAGTAAGATTAATCTGTAAAACATATGGGATATCTGCGTCTGAATTTTTTTTACCCTAA
- the fabG gene encoding 3-oxoacyl-[acyl-carrier-protein] reductase, translating into MNRLEGKIAVVTGSARGIGRAIVEKLAAHGAKMVISCDMGESSYEQANVVHKILNVTDREAIKTFVDEVEKEYGKIDILVNNAGITKDGLLMRMTEDQWDAVINVNLKGVFNMTQAVSRSMLKARKGSIITLSSVVGLHGNAGQTNYAATKGGVVAMSKTWAKEFGGRNVRANCVAPGFIQTPMTDVLSEDTIKGMLDATPLGRLGQVEDIANAVLFLASDESSFITGEVISVSGGLML; encoded by the coding sequence ATGAATAGACTAGAAGGAAAAATTGCAGTTGTTACTGGAAGTGCAAGAGGAATAGGAAGAGCTATTGTTGAAAAACTTGCAGCACATGGTGCAAAAATGGTTATTTCTTGTGATATGGGTGAAAGTTCTTATGAACAAGCAAATGTAGTTCATAAAATTTTAAATGTTACTGATAGAGAAGCTATAAAAACATTTGTAGATGAAGTAGAAAAAGAATATGGAAAAATAGATATCCTTGTAAATAATGCAGGAATTACAAAAGATGGATTATTGATGAGAATGACAGAAGATCAATGGGATGCAGTTATAAATGTAAACTTAAAAGGAGTTTTCAATATGACTCAAGCTGTATCAAGATCTATGTTAAAAGCTAGAAAAGGTTCTATCATTACTCTATCATCTGTTGTTGGACTACACGGAAATGCTGGACAAACAAACTATGCAGCCACAAAAGGTGGAGTAGTAGCAATGTCTAAAACTTGGGCAAAAGAATTTGGTGGAAGAAATGTAAGAGCTAACTGTGTTGCTCCTGGATTTATTCAAACACCTATGACTGATGTATTATCAGAAGATACAATAAAAGGAATGCTAGATGCAACTCCTCTTGGAAGACTTGGACAAGTTGAAGATATAGCAAATGCTGTATTATTCTTAGCAAGTGATGAATCTTCATTTATAACTGGAGAAGTAATATCTGTATCTGGTGGTTTAATGCTTTAA
- a CDS encoding helix-turn-helix domain-containing protein yields the protein MKVNTGERLKELRTSKDFTMDKLAEELNNKYGLRITKSMMSRWESGKAEPTNVFATAYAKYFNVKLDYILGLIDEKEPLNSNLESPRFRWVARNAKKMTDEELGRLQKLMEVAFSEIDFDEED from the coding sequence GTGAAAGTGAATACTGGAGAAAGATTGAAAGAATTACGAACTTCTAAAGATTTTACTATGGATAAGTTAGCTGAAGAGTTAAATAATAAGTATGGTTTAAGAATTACAAAAAGCATGATGTCAAGATGGGAATCTGGAAAAGCTGAACCTACGAATGTTTTTGCAACAGCTTATGCCAAATACTTCAATGTAAAATTAGATTATATTTTAGGACTTATTGATGAAAAAGAACCTTTGAACAGTAATTTGGAATCTCCTAGATTTAGATGGGTTGCTAGAAATGCTAAAAAAATGACAGATGAAGAATTGGGGAGGCTACAAAAATTAATGGAAGTGGCATTTAGTGAAATTGATTTTGATGAGGAGGATTAA